The Phyllopteryx taeniolatus isolate TA_2022b chromosome 17, UOR_Ptae_1.2, whole genome shotgun sequence genome window below encodes:
- the LOC133467236 gene encoding uncharacterized protein LOC133467236 isoform X6 — translation MKQALARKSRYDRLPLRVRRRGRNVPLLRLRPISERMAECSPVSWLRQRRVSVNCSCPSQEDKMEASLQGTATHRLRCRRLACSAHFEATRPHTSSLLSRVSSQLPAPPGSQCHQNPPEWFRSPESGVTPNSSPSPTRRFRPVGGANIRCPALTPLKRKGGAESDGPPKKLFVTAVLDPSHHSSYTLSASAADSAPRGVGPLSPPTFTPFTTHPPH, via the exons atgaagcaaGCACTggctcgtaagtcaaggtacgacCGTCTGCCGTTGCGCGTAAGACGTCGAGGTCGTAACGTGCCATTGTTGCGTTTGCGTCCCATCAGCGAGCGGATGGCCGAGTGCAGTCCCGTCTCCTGGCTGCGACAAAGACGAGTGTCCGTCAACTGCAGCTGTCCGTCACAG GAGGACAAGATGGAGGCGTCACTTCAGGGGACCGCCACGCACAGACTCAGGTGTCGACGCCTCGCTTGCTCCGCCCACTTTGAAGCCACCCGCCCTCACACTTCCTCTTTGCTTTCCAGAGTTTCCTCTCAGCTTCCGGCGCCGCCCGGCAGCCAGTGCCACCAAAACCCGCCTGAG TGGTTCCGCTCGCCGGAGAGCGGAGTGACGCCGAACTCCTCCCCGAGTCCCACCAGGAGGTTCAG ACCCGTGGGTGGAGCCAACATCAGATGTCCTGCCTTGACGCCACTCAAGCGGAAAG GAGGGGCGGAGTCAGACGGTCCACCCAAGAAGCTTTTTGTGACTGCAGTGTTAGACCCCTCCCACCACAGTAGCTACACACTCAG TGCCTCAGCTGCAGACTCCGCCCCCAGAGGAGTTGGTCCTTTGTCTCCGCCCACTTTCACACCATTCACCACCCACCCGCCACATTAA
- the LOC133467236 gene encoding uncharacterized protein LOC133467236 isoform X3, whose translation MERMEVDQCAGAAAGALRRSISAPMITSVSERMAECSPVSWLRQRRVSVNCSCPSQEDKMEASLQGTATHRLRCRRLACSAHFEATRPHTSSLLSRVSSQLPAPPGSQCHQNPPEWFRSPESGVTPNSSPSPTRRFRPVGGANIRCPALTPLKRKVPQLQTPPPEELVLCLRPLSHHSPPTRHINPTPTQVLPLLAPMVRRDDVTSGARPEKWAEPAWKCLGLGPFNVGQLNSHGEFPIWNISTIPELNVPMEI comes from the exons ATGGAGCGGATGGAAGTGGACCAGTGCGCAGGCGCAGCTGCTGGGGCTTTACGCCGGTCCATCAGCGCCCCCATGATCACGAGTGTCAG CGAGCGGATGGCCGAGTGCAGTCCCGTCTCCTGGCTGCGACAAAGACGAGTGTCCGTCAACTGCAGCTGTCCGTCACAG GAGGACAAGATGGAGGCGTCACTTCAGGGGACCGCCACGCACAGACTCAGGTGTCGACGCCTCGCTTGCTCCGCCCACTTTGAAGCCACCCGCCCTCACACTTCCTCTTTGCTTTCCAGAGTTTCCTCTCAGCTTCCGGCGCCGCCCGGCAGCCAGTGCCACCAAAACCCGCCTGAG TGGTTCCGCTCGCCGGAGAGCGGAGTGACGCCGAACTCCTCCCCGAGTCCCACCAGGAGGTTCAG ACCCGTGGGTGGAGCCAACATCAGATGTCCTGCCTTGACGCCACTCAAGCGGAAAG TGCCTCAGCTGCAGACTCCGCCCCCAGAGGAGTTGGTCCTTTGTCTCCGCCCACTTTCACACCATTCACCACCCACCCGCCACATTAACCCCACCCCCACGCAAGTCCTGCCTCTTCTCGCGCCAATGGTGCGCCGTGATGACGTCACAAGTGGGGCAAGACCAGAGAAGTGGGCGGAGCCAGCCTGGAAGTGCCTCGGACTCGGTCCGTTTAACGTTGGACAACTGAATTCCCACGGAgagtttccaatttggaatatttccacAATTCCCGAGCTTAACGTTCCTATGGAAATTTAG
- the LOC133467236 gene encoding uncharacterized protein LOC133467236 isoform X7, protein MKQALARKSRYDRLPLRVRRRGRNVPLLRLRPISERMAECSPVSWLRQRRVSVNCSCPSQEDKMEASLQGTATHRLRCRRLACSAHFEATRPHTSSLLSRVSSQLPAPPGSQCHQNPPEWFRSPESGVTPNSSPSPTRRFRPVGGANIRCPALTPLKRKGGAESDGPPKKLFVTAVLDPSHHSSYTLRVRKRDVQRSDRPPAVT, encoded by the exons atgaagcaaGCACTggctcgtaagtcaaggtacgacCGTCTGCCGTTGCGCGTAAGACGTCGAGGTCGTAACGTGCCATTGTTGCGTTTGCGTCCCATCAGCGAGCGGATGGCCGAGTGCAGTCCCGTCTCCTGGCTGCGACAAAGACGAGTGTCCGTCAACTGCAGCTGTCCGTCACAG GAGGACAAGATGGAGGCGTCACTTCAGGGGACCGCCACGCACAGACTCAGGTGTCGACGCCTCGCTTGCTCCGCCCACTTTGAAGCCACCCGCCCTCACACTTCCTCTTTGCTTTCCAGAGTTTCCTCTCAGCTTCCGGCGCCGCCCGGCAGCCAGTGCCACCAAAACCCGCCTGAG TGGTTCCGCTCGCCGGAGAGCGGAGTGACGCCGAACTCCTCCCCGAGTCCCACCAGGAGGTTCAG ACCCGTGGGTGGAGCCAACATCAGATGTCCTGCCTTGACGCCACTCAAGCGGAAAG GAGGGGCGGAGTCAGACGGTCCACCCAAGAAGCTTTTTGTGACTGCAGTGTTAGACCCCTCCCACCACAGTAGCTACACACTCAG
- the LOC133467236 gene encoding uncharacterized protein LOC133467236 isoform X1: MKQALARKSRYDRLPLRVRRRGRNVPLLRLRPISERMAECSPVSWLRQRRVSVNCSCPSQEDKMEASLQGTATHRLRCRRLACSAHFEATRPHTSSLLSRVSSQLPAPPGSQCHQNPPEWFRSPESGVTPNSSPSPTRRFRPVGGANIRCPALTPLKRKVPQLQTPPPEELVLCLRPLSHHSPPTRHINPTPTQVLPLLAPMVRRDDVTSGARPEKWAEPAWKCLGLGPFNVGQLNSHGEFPIWNISTIPELNVPMEI; the protein is encoded by the exons atgaagcaaGCACTggctcgtaagtcaaggtacgacCGTCTGCCGTTGCGCGTAAGACGTCGAGGTCGTAACGTGCCATTGTTGCGTTTGCGTCCCATCAGCGAGCGGATGGCCGAGTGCAGTCCCGTCTCCTGGCTGCGACAAAGACGAGTGTCCGTCAACTGCAGCTGTCCGTCACAG GAGGACAAGATGGAGGCGTCACTTCAGGGGACCGCCACGCACAGACTCAGGTGTCGACGCCTCGCTTGCTCCGCCCACTTTGAAGCCACCCGCCCTCACACTTCCTCTTTGCTTTCCAGAGTTTCCTCTCAGCTTCCGGCGCCGCCCGGCAGCCAGTGCCACCAAAACCCGCCTGAG TGGTTCCGCTCGCCGGAGAGCGGAGTGACGCCGAACTCCTCCCCGAGTCCCACCAGGAGGTTCAG ACCCGTGGGTGGAGCCAACATCAGATGTCCTGCCTTGACGCCACTCAAGCGGAAAG TGCCTCAGCTGCAGACTCCGCCCCCAGAGGAGTTGGTCCTTTGTCTCCGCCCACTTTCACACCATTCACCACCCACCCGCCACATTAACCCCACCCCCACGCAAGTCCTGCCTCTTCTCGCGCCAATGGTGCGCCGTGATGACGTCACAAGTGGGGCAAGACCAGAGAAGTGGGCGGAGCCAGCCTGGAAGTGCCTCGGACTCGGTCCGTTTAACGTTGGACAACTGAATTCCCACGGAgagtttccaatttggaatatttccacAATTCCCGAGCTTAACGTTCCTATGGAAATTTAG
- the LOC133467236 gene encoding uncharacterized protein LOC133467236 isoform X4: MKQALARKSRYDRLPLRVRRRGRNVPLLRLRPISERMAECSPVSWLRQRRVSVNCSCPSQEDKMEASLQGTATHRLRVSSQLPAPPGSQCHQNPPEWFRSPESGVTPNSSPSPTRRFRPVGGANIRCPALTPLKRKVPQLQTPPPEELVLCLRPLSHHSPPTRHINPTPTQVLPLLAPMVRRDDVTSGARPEKWAEPAWKCLGLGPFNVGQLNSHGEFPIWNISTIPELNVPMEI; encoded by the exons atgaagcaaGCACTggctcgtaagtcaaggtacgacCGTCTGCCGTTGCGCGTAAGACGTCGAGGTCGTAACGTGCCATTGTTGCGTTTGCGTCCCATCAGCGAGCGGATGGCCGAGTGCAGTCCCGTCTCCTGGCTGCGACAAAGACGAGTGTCCGTCAACTGCAGCTGTCCGTCACAG GAGGACAAGATGGAGGCGTCACTTCAGGGGACCGCCACGCACAGACTCAG AGTTTCCTCTCAGCTTCCGGCGCCGCCCGGCAGCCAGTGCCACCAAAACCCGCCTGAG TGGTTCCGCTCGCCGGAGAGCGGAGTGACGCCGAACTCCTCCCCGAGTCCCACCAGGAGGTTCAG ACCCGTGGGTGGAGCCAACATCAGATGTCCTGCCTTGACGCCACTCAAGCGGAAAG TGCCTCAGCTGCAGACTCCGCCCCCAGAGGAGTTGGTCCTTTGTCTCCGCCCACTTTCACACCATTCACCACCCACCCGCCACATTAACCCCACCCCCACGCAAGTCCTGCCTCTTCTCGCGCCAATGGTGCGCCGTGATGACGTCACAAGTGGGGCAAGACCAGAGAAGTGGGCGGAGCCAGCCTGGAAGTGCCTCGGACTCGGTCCGTTTAACGTTGGACAACTGAATTCCCACGGAgagtttccaatttggaatatttccacAATTCCCGAGCTTAACGTTCCTATGGAAATTTAG
- the ovca2 gene encoding esterase OVCA2, with amino-acid sequence MSSHASGPSMAPLRVLCLHGYRQNGASFREKTGALRKLLKKNVDFVYVDAPHLLEQAQESAGARDGGEDPDRRGWWFSDPGARTFSAHLRCDESSGLDESVAAVRQAVRRHGPFDGVLGFSQGAALAAVLCALQESQREPDFAFRFAILVAGFRSACAQHLSFYSAPLGTASLHVFGLEDAVIPADMSRDLLPLFRDPHVLTHPGGHFVPAASAHRQNYQNFLERFR; translated from the exons ATGAGCTCGCACGCCAGCGGCCCGTCCATGGCGCCTCTGCGGGTGTTGTGCTTGCACGGCTACCGGCAGAACGGCGCCTCGTTCCGGGAGAAGACCGGTGCCCTGAGGAAGCTTCTCAAGAAAAACGTCGACTTTGTGTACGTGGACGCGCCGCATTTGCTCGAACAAG CCCAGGAGAGCGCCGGCGCCCGGGACGGCGGCGAGGACCCGGACCGTCGAGGCTGGTGGTTCTCGGACCCCGGCGCCCGGACCTTCAGCGCGCATCTGCGCTGCGACGAGAGCTCGGGCCTGGACGAGAGCGTGGCGGCCGTGCGGCAGGCGGTGCGGCGCCACGGCCCGTTCGACGGCGTCCTGGGCTTCAGCCAGGGCGCCGCCCTGGCGGCCGTGTTGTGCGCGCTGCAGGAATCCCAGCGCGAGCCGGACTTCGCCTTCCGCTTCGCCATCTTGGTCGCCGGCTTCCGCAGCGCGTGCGCTCAGCACCTCAG CTTCTACTCGGCGCCGCTGGGGACGGCGTCCCTGCACGTCTTCGGCCTGGAGGACGCCGTGATTCCCGCCGACATGAGCCGCGATCTCCTCCCGCTCTTCCGAGACCCGCACGTGCTCACGCATCCCGGCGGCCATTTTGTGCCGGCCGCTTCCGCCCACAGACAAAACTACCAGAACTTTCTGGAGCGCTTCCGGTGA
- the LOC133467236 gene encoding uncharacterized protein LOC133467236 isoform X5 yields MAECSPVSWLRQRRVSVNCSCPSQEDKMEASLQGTATHRLRCRRLACSAHFEATRPHTSSLLSRVSSQLPAPPGSQCHQNPPEWFRSPESGVTPNSSPSPTRRFRPVGGANIRCPALTPLKRKVPQLQTPPPEELVLCLRPLSHHSPPTRHINPTPTQVLPLLAPMVRRDDVTSGARPEKWAEPAWKCLGLGPFNVGQLNSHGEFPIWNISTIPELNVPMEI; encoded by the exons ATGGCCGAGTGCAGTCCCGTCTCCTGGCTGCGACAAAGACGAGTGTCCGTCAACTGCAGCTGTCCGTCACAG GAGGACAAGATGGAGGCGTCACTTCAGGGGACCGCCACGCACAGACTCAGGTGTCGACGCCTCGCTTGCTCCGCCCACTTTGAAGCCACCCGCCCTCACACTTCCTCTTTGCTTTCCAGAGTTTCCTCTCAGCTTCCGGCGCCGCCCGGCAGCCAGTGCCACCAAAACCCGCCTGAG TGGTTCCGCTCGCCGGAGAGCGGAGTGACGCCGAACTCCTCCCCGAGTCCCACCAGGAGGTTCAG ACCCGTGGGTGGAGCCAACATCAGATGTCCTGCCTTGACGCCACTCAAGCGGAAAG TGCCTCAGCTGCAGACTCCGCCCCCAGAGGAGTTGGTCCTTTGTCTCCGCCCACTTTCACACCATTCACCACCCACCCGCCACATTAACCCCACCCCCACGCAAGTCCTGCCTCTTCTCGCGCCAATGGTGCGCCGTGATGACGTCACAAGTGGGGCAAGACCAGAGAAGTGGGCGGAGCCAGCCTGGAAGTGCCTCGGACTCGGTCCGTTTAACGTTGGACAACTGAATTCCCACGGAgagtttccaatttggaatatttccacAATTCCCGAGCTTAACGTTCCTATGGAAATTTAG